GTTGAAATAACAGGATCAGAAAATACTTTTTTACGTCGACCACTTTCTGTGCATGATGTTGATTACAACAAAAATATTATTAGTTTTTTAGTTCAAATTGTTGGAAAAGGAACAAAACATCTTGCAAATATTGAGGTTGGTAAAACATTAAATGTAATATTTCCACTTGGAAAGGGTTTTGAACTAATAAATAAAAATGAACATGCATTATTAATAGGTGGTGGTTGTGGAATAGCACCATTACTTTACCTTGCAAGACATTTAAAAAAACAAGGTGTAAAAGTTTCTACATTAATAGGTGTAAGAAGAGCCTCTCAGTTAATTGAAGTTGATAAATATAAACAATACGGTGAAGTGTTAATAACAACTGAGGACGGCAGTGAAGGATCAAAAGGATATGTTGTAAATCATCCGGTGTTTGATAATTTGAAACAATATAAAAGAATTTATACCTGTGGCCCGGAAGTAATGATGAAAGCTATTGCTAAAAGGGCTAATGAGGCTGGGGTTGATTGTGAAGTAAGTTTAGAAAATATGATGGCTTGTGGAATTGGTGCTTGTTTGTGTTGTGTTACAGAAACCAATGAAGGAAATAAATGTGTTTGTACTGAAGGACCTGTATTTAATATTCAGAATTTAAAATGGCAGATTTAAAAGTTAATATTGGCAGACTGGAACTTAAAAACCCTGTTCTTACTGCATCAGGAACATTTGGCT
This portion of the Bacteroidia bacterium genome encodes:
- a CDS encoding dihydroorotate dehydrogenase electron transfer subunit: MKKYIQDLQVVNKQILSEEYYLLELSSNQQLPEVLPGQFAEVEITGSENTFLRRPLSVHDVDYNKNIISFLVQIVGKGTKHLANIEVGKTLNVIFPLGKGFELINKNEHALLIGGGCGIAPLLYLARHLKKQGVKVSTLIGVRRASQLIEVDKYKQYGEVLITTEDGSEGSKGYVVNHPVFDNLKQYKRIYTCGPEVMMKAIAKRANEAGVDCEVSLENMMACGIGACLCCVTETNEGNKCVCTEGPVFNIQNLKWQI